One window of Cervus elaphus chromosome 6, mCerEla1.1, whole genome shotgun sequence genomic DNA carries:
- the LOC122696203 gene encoding ras-related protein Rab-7b-like, producing MNPRKKVDLKLIIIGALGVGKTSLLHRYVHKTFYEDYQTTLGASILSKIIILDDTTLKLQIWDTGGQERFRSMVSTFYKGSDGCVLAFDVTDLESFEALETWRGDVLAKTIPMQQSYPMVVLGNKIDLADRQVPQEVAQGWCKEKDIPYFEVSAKNDINVVQAFEMLASRALSRYRSILESYLTDSIKLSPEDQPKSRCC from the coding sequence ATGAATCCTCGGAAGAAGGTGGACCTCAAGCTCATCATCATTGGAGCCCTGGGTGTTGGAAAGACCTCCCTCCTCCACCGATATGTGCATAAGACGTTTTACGAAGACTATCAGACCACACTGGGGGCCAGCATCCTCTCCAAGATTATCATACTGGATGACACAACCTTGAAGCTACAGATCTGGGACACAGGCGGCCAGGAGCGATTCCGCTCCATGGTGTCTACATTCTACAAAGGCTCTGATGGCTGTGTCCTGGCTTTTGATGTCACTGACCTGGAGTCCTTTGAAGCCCTGGAAACCTGGAGGGGTGATGTTCTGGCCAAAACCATTCCAATGCAGCAGTCCTACCCCATGGTGGTGCTCGGGAACAAGATCGATCTGGCAGACCGGCAGGTTCCGCAAGAGGTAGCCCAAGGCTGGTGTAAAGAGAAGGATATTCCCTATTTTGAAGTCAGTGCCAAGAATGACATCAACGTGGTACAAGCCTTCGAGATGCTGGCCAGTCGGGCTCTGTCAAGGTATCGAAGCATCTTAGAGAGTTACCTCACAGACTCCATCAAGCTCTCACCGGAAGACCAGCCCAAGAGCAGATGCTGCTGA